A segment of the Hippopotamus amphibius kiboko isolate mHipAmp2 chromosome 8, mHipAmp2.hap2, whole genome shotgun sequence genome:
ctctctgcctgccaCCTGGAGGACATCCACCGTGGTCGAAGCCGGCGACCCCACTGGGACGCGCATCCTCTGGCCTTGCAGCCGGGGTTCCCCCATCAGCAGGGGCCTGGCCTCCGAGAGCAGGGAGGCGGGCGCTCCCCCAGCCACCGGGCAGGCGTGGAGCGTGCCAGCAGGCAGCCTTGCTGCGCCGGGGCCAGGCAGCCAGCGCCCTAGGGCAGGGGAGGGCTGTGAGCACCATACCTCCCAGGGGCCCCGGGGATGCCTCCCGcccggccccccgcccctccccccttggCGGGGACTAAGGCTTCCTGAGATGCTGCCATCCGCTCTGCTGCCCTTAATAAAAATGCTCTCGGACACTGTCTGGTCGTGTGGGTCTCTTCCTTCCTGGGGGTGGGCAGTGCCAGTGCCCTGGAGTCTTGGGCAGGTTCTGCTGGCTCCTTTCTCCCCACACCCGGCCTCCAGGAGAGGCCCGCAGACGTGTTGCAGCCACACGGAGGGGagcagaaagggctgcagagaCACCctgggtggctggggtggggccccAGGAGGGTGCTGTCGAAGGAGgtcagggagctggggagggtgtgCCGAGGGGGGAGCTGGGCCACTTCCTTGAAGGGTTCCAGCCCACACCCGCCTCTGGGTCTCAGCACCGGGCCGGCCAAGGCTCTGACACTTGTTTATTGTCAGCTGAGTCCCCTGCTTGGCGTCTGATACCGGCTGAGACCCCGACAGCTAGGTCTGCAGGTCCAAGAGGGGACTTCCCCGGGCATCATCTCAGCAGGAAGCCAGGAGGCTGGGGGCCTGCCTTGATCATCAGTGGGAACTCGCTCATCATGGCGCCGTCCCGACTCTCAGGACAGCCCCATGGGCGCCGCCACCCCGCTTTCCCAGAGGAGGAGGGTGCCTCTGCCGAGGGCCCCTGGCCTGTGCTTTTCCAGCCTGGCTGCTGTGCCCTCGCCTCCTGCCAACGGCTCCCTTTGAGTCCAGACACAGACACAGCCCTTCCCCAACGCCTGTGAGACCCTCTCAACTCCAACTCCATTCTCCCGCCTTCCTCACTCTGTTCATCTTTGAGTTCGAAATACACGTTGACTTCATGACTGCAGCCTGGCTTCTGGCGCCCTCCCCCCTGGGGCTCCCCTGGCCAGGGCCCTGGACACCCCGGTGCGAAGTCCACAAGGGCAGCCTCAGCCCCGCTCTCACCTCCTCCTTTGGCAGCATGTCGTGCCACACCCCGCAGGGACGCACCCGAGCCTCCGTCCTCTCGCTCGTCTGCACTGGCTCCTCCTCGCCTGCTTCCCTCGCACAGCACGAGCAGAGCTGACGGCTGGACCTCGCGCGGCACGGTGTGCTGGCAGCCTGGTCCCCCGGGGCGCTGTCCCCCGTGGTGACATTGGCCACCCGGCTTGGTTCCCCGTGCTCTGCTCTGCTGTGttcccacctccctctccagcccGGTCACACGACTGTCCCCATGTGTGTACCAGACCACGAGCTCCTTACAGGCTGTGTCCCAGCTCCCTGCGCCTGAAGAGTGGTGGGTAACAGTAAACCCCTAGCCTGGGCCACCCCTGGCACAGCAGGTTTGACGTGAAAAATGTCCCATCTACCCAGTGGGACGCTGGTGAGCAGCCTGGAGACGGGCCCCTGCCTTCCTgtgcccttccctccacccttcagGGCGTGCGGCCTAGGGCTGGTCTGGGCCCTcatctctgctcctcctcctctggctccctGGGTGACACTGGCCACTCCCAGTTTCCCCCAGCATCTGTGCAGACCCCCAAGTCTCTCCCGTCACCCACACCTCTCTCCTGGGCCCCAGAGCCACACAGCCAGCTGCCGCCTCAGAACAGCAGACCTGCCTCGAGGGAGGGGCTTCTGTGCTGGCCAGTTCCAGCCAGCAGTCTGCGCAAAAGCAGCCAGACCCCCGTGGGCCCAGACAACGCGGCCAAGGCCAGACCAGTTCATAGCCCTGGACGAAACGGGCAGGAAGGGCCTGCGACTGCAAGAGTCAAGGTCAAAGGAAGGGTAGGGGTAGAGGATGGAGCAGAAGGAGGGGGCTGAAACCACCAGTCAAGGGGATGGGGTCCTACCCTCACCCCTtcagaaagtacagagagctCTTTTGGCCCTGGTTCCATGCTTGGCACAGACAAAGGCCCAGTACACGTCGAGTAAATGAACAGGCAGCTTCACAGCTGTGCTCCGCTGTCCCCATCTCTAggtctgcaaaatggggacacCGGTGCGTGCACACAGGCACTGTGGCGTGCGATTCCATGAGGCAAGAAGGGCCACGTGAGGCTCCACCTGCTCCTGGCATTGCTGTGATCAGGCCACAGGAGCCCCGGTCACAGGGCACCCGCACATCACCAGGGATCCCGTGTACCCAGAAGACGTCCCTCCTGGAAAAGCGTGAACACACTCCTGCAAGCTTGCAGTACCTCTGCAGACCCATCCCCTAGGATGGCAAAGGGCTGCTTCCTGAGAACAGGTGATGTCTTTTGACGTCAGAATCAAGGGTATGATATGCCTCCCAAAAAGTAGCCTGGTGAGACATTCTTctgaccccctcacccccccccacccccgccccctgccaaagaaaaaagaatgaagagagccCAAGCACAAGCAGTGCTGGTGGTGGAGGCGCTGCAGATGTTTTCTGGAACAGGGACCTCGGTGGGCCCCAAAGGAGTTTCATGTCCTTCTGGTGTCTGGGAAGGTTTCCCAGGCACAGTGTATGAACACCCAAGTTTACAGGACACATGttactttattaaaatacagCCATCGCTGCCCCGTGTGCCCAAACAAGGAAGACGCTTACACGGTACTGACACACACCCCCTACCCCCAATGCTTGGCAGGCCCCAGGCCCAGAGGTCACGGCCGCCACCCGCAGCCAGAGGGCTTGCATAAGCTCTACCACCATTCTGGGCCATGAGGACCTGGGCACAAAGCTGGCAGCATCCAGCCCAGGAAGTCACAGCTTGCTCTGCAACCTGGTTCCCTTCCTGTGCGTCAAGGGGCGTTAATGCTTGGCTgtctgcctgggtcacggtggggAGGGCTCCAGAAAGGTTTCCAGAGCTGGTTCGCTGGGGGCCCCCTCTCCGGGCCTCTTGGAGTCTAGCTCGTGGAGGGCACAAAGCTGCACACCGTCCTGGGCCAGCTGAGCCCGCAGCGCCGGCGCCAGGAGGACGCGCAGCTCGTGCAGGCGCTCCCAGGAGCAGGAAAAGGCATCAGGGCCCTCACCGCAGCCCCCAGCCGGAGGCACACTAGGGTAGCCAGGGTGTGCCATCAGCTCGGCTGTCACCAGACGGCCCGTGGGTATACCCTCCAGGGCCCGAGCCAGCGCCCCTGACACACGATGCACAGACATGTGCCGGCCACAGGTGCTCAGGCCCACGAAGACATCGGTCCACCTGTAGATGCCAGGGCATCAGCGGCGGGACCGAGGGCCACGATGGGCAGGGGTAGGCCAGGGGAAGGACGGGTCTGGGGCGGGGAGAACACCGGTCGAGGATGAGAAACGCGCTGGGACCTGAGCCCGGCAGGGGGCCGGGGGCCTTACCGCAGGCCGTGGTGGGCGAAGGGGCCTATGGCGGCGTGGGCATCTTGCTCCACGGAGCAGGCGAAGGCGCGCGCTGGGGCCTCCAGCCACGTGCAGCCTGCCACCCCGCGCTCCAGGGGCAGCCTAGTGAAGCGCACCCCGCAGACCTGCAGCGCCTCCGCGAACACCCGGCACACTCCTGCGAAGGGGGCGGAGTCAGGCAGAGGCACGTTCCCCCCCCcgccacacccccccccccccggcctggGAGCACCAACTCACGCACCTGGAAGCACGTGCACGTGCTGGTGCCCGTCCACGTGAGTAGGCTCCCTGCCCAGTAATTCCCGGAACCGGCTCAGCTGGGCCTCCATCTCTTCTCGCACCTGGAGAAAGAAGGTGATGGCACCTTGCACGTCCGGGAGCAGCTACCCAGGAGGACCCCGTCCAGGTGGTCCCCTGTAATCAATCCTTCGTTTGAACCAGGGAGGCACCGAGCGCCCAATTCTGCCCCCAAAGATTTCACGGTACCCTCGGGGCGGAGTCTTGGGGGAGTCACCGCGAGCATCCTTCCTGAAGCCGCACCGCCGCACCTCCGCACCTGGGGCAAGACGACGTCTCCAGCCGCCACCGCCTCCCGGAAGCCCATCTTGCCGAGGAAGAAGCCTTCGGGGCCGAGCAGCGAGGAGGCGCCGCGCCGGGCGGGGCCCACGGGGCGGCCCTCGGATAGGTTGGCGTGGAGGCCCGTGGGGATTCGGTGCCTGCGGGCCGAGCGCGAGCTGGAGCACcggcggcgcggggcggcggcccccagccccgcccggaCCCTGCTGGGGGCCGCCGCTCACCTGCGGGCCAGCTCAGCCGCGCTCTCGGCGGCCGCGCCGTTGACCAGCAGGGACACGCTGGTCACAGCcccctccaggaaggcttctACGATGCCCTCGTCGCGCCGCGGGCAGTAACCGAAGTCGTCAGCCGTGACCACCAGCCGCACCCGGGGCCTGGCCATGGCCCCTCCACGCGCGGCTCCGGGCCGATGCGCGCGGGCCGGCCggtccaggccccgccccgccccagacGCGGCCCGAGGCCCCGCCCCGACGCCCGCGCCCGGCGCGCCCGCGCTTGGCCTTTGTTCCCGCCACCTGCTGGTCTCAGGGGTCCCTGCAACCGCCAGCCACCCAAAGCGCCCCGCCCCAGCTGGGCCGCGCGGCCCGGCTTAGGGCATCGCGCAACTTGCAGTGGCTGCAGATATGAAAAACGGAAAAATCAAAcctgaagagaaaagaagatcTCTTACCCTCCCCCCAGGTCACCACCGTTCACTTTCCGGGTAGTGCCTCGCAGTCCTTTCTCTAAGCAAATAAACACACCCACGTTTTCTGCTCCTCCACCCCAAGCTTTCTTGTGTTGTTTCGGGAAGTCGATGACGACATCCGTGTTATCTCATTCTTGTAGTGTTTCGCTTTTTTTATAGTGACTATGaaccttttcatgtttttattagctatttgtatttcttctatttCAAATTGCCTGTTTGTGTTTTGCTGATTTTCTAAGATGAGGCTTTTTCTTGATTTATAAAAGCTCTGAGCAATAAGAACATGAGAGGAAACTTGGATACCGATGGCTCCGAGAAAGCATCCGTCCCAGCTTCCGTCTCtagagctctgtgccaggctaCAGCTTTTCCATTCATGgcctccttctttcctctgtgATCCAGAAGAGCTTTCCTTACCGATGACTTTACAAATAGTCACCGTTGTTGACAGCCGGGGTTTTCAGCGTGATGTGGCTGTCTTGATTTTCCCAGTGGAAAGTGCAGTATTTGTGTCCAGCCTGTGAGGCTGGTCATgtcattcctgttttacagatgaggaaactgaggctcagaggggtagTGTCTTGCCCTACCTGACTCTGTGGGGAGCAGTGGAGCTGGGACCGACCTGTGGAGCTCTGGCCTGCGTCTAGTCTGCTCTGGTCCTCTACGCCCTGCTTGCCCCCAGGTCAGGGGCAGAGAGGGCAGAGCCCAGCTGGAGAATAACAGATAATACCCacctcgggggtgggggggggttgtgaGAATTCGAGGCCTCAAAGAGCCCTTCACCAAGGTCTTGGCATAAGGACTATTGTGTTCAATAGTGATGATTCAACTGTGGGACCTCAACCAACCGGCATTCTCCATTGGGAAGCTGGTAAGGCCAGAAGCCTTGAGGGTCCGCGATTGGAAAGAGGAGATTCAcatgtactgagcacctactggtATTAGAAAGATCATAGATTAGGGGTGAGCTCTGCAGTTCCTCTCTCCCAGGAGCGCTGTCGGACAATCAACAACACGgtgtggcagagcctgggatggggtgATACCCCAGAGGGGGATGGGCCCTCTGGGAAGGCTTCTccgaggaggaggtgggggtgggggttgcatTAGATGGAGCCtcagggcagagagggagaggagggagaagaggtaaAGATAAAGAGGGTCTTAGGGTGAGGGTGTGTTGTAGGAAGACTTGATGTACTCTCCAAAGCCATGTGGAAGGACGCTCAGCTCCACTTACAGAGAAGGAGCAGACGGTTAGAGAGGCTGGGTCCCAGCGGCAGGACAGCGCAGCGAGGAGCGGAAGCTAGTCTGTGGCTTAGAGCCGGGCCTCCTTCCACTGAGCAGGGTTGCCAGACGCTGGGGAGGCCACTCTGGGCGAGGAGAGGACCCTGGAAAGGCGCAGTCCGCGAGCAGGAGCCCAGGACAGCTCATGGACAAGACAGGAGCCGAGGAAGGTGCTCGTGTCGCCGGGGGAGGCCAGGGCTTGGTCCCTTAGGCTCCCCTCCGGGCCGGACCCCGCGGGTCAGCAGCTGCCGCAGCCTCAGCCTCGGGCTCCCTCGGCGGATGTGGGCGGGGCAAAgccggggaggtgggggaggagccgcgcgggCCCCGCCCCAACTATTGTGCCGCGGGAGCCGGCGAGCGAGCGGCGCGGCCCGGCGCGAGCCAATCAGGACGCGGCATGCAAACCAGCAGGCCCGGGGGAGGACGCGAGCGGCGCGGACGCGGGGCAGCGAGCGCGGATCGCACCGCAGCGCGCGCCGAGCGGGCGCGGACCTGGTGAGCGGGTCGCCGGGGCCGGGAGGACGGAGGGCGCACGCAGGGGCGCAGAGATGGGCGGAGACTGGATGCGCACGCCCTCGGGGGCCCCACCCCCGACGACTCTGGACGCGGGATGTGCTGAGGCGCCCAGGGGGTCCGAGCGGAGGACCGGCCGGACGTGTGAAGGACGTGGGGTGCGGGGAGCCAGGACCCGCGGCCCACGGACGGACGGAGACGCAGACCCACGGAGGGCTGGGGGGACCCTCACACCATC
Coding sequences within it:
- the YDJC gene encoding carbohydrate deacetylase, producing MARPRVRLVVTADDFGYCPRRDEGIVEAFLEGAVTSVSLLVNGAAAESAAELARRHRIPTGLHANLSEGRPVGPARRGASSLLGPEGFFLGKMGFREAVAAGDVVLPQVREEMEAQLSRFRELLGREPTHVDGHQHVHVLPGVCRVFAEALQVCGVRFTRLPLERGVAGCTWLEAPARAFACSVEQDAHAAIGPFAHHGLRWTDVFVGLSTCGRHMSVHRVSGALARALEGIPTGRLVTAELMAHPGYPSVPPAGGCGEGPDAFSCSWERLHELRVLLAPALRAQLAQDGVQLCALHELDSKRPGEGAPSEPALETFLEPSPP